A part of Flavobacteriaceae bacterium GSB9 genomic DNA contains:
- a CDS encoding vanadium-dependent haloperoxidase has translation MLYNKPTFNVIYLKRVFLICSCSFLICSISGCKEDTRYQEALDNPDLFRKAVKELTDVIVYDIFSPPVASRVYMYPSLASYAVIQKKYPEKYNSLVGQVKDFKEVPEPSNKNINFHLASVHAFLTVGKALVFSEDKLTEFQESCYDSLTQTGLPKRVLDASLEYGNQVAQHILQWADNDFYKQTRTYPQYIVRKEPQYWKPTPPDYMQGIEPHWNKIRTLVLQSANQFEPTPPIEFDLTEGSPFLKQLLEVYKVGGKLNTKGADIAKFWDCNPYVSHHQGHAMFATKKITPGGHWIGITSLATVIDKSSFDETVNAFANVSVALFDGFISCWDAKWNTLVVRPETVINKSIDENWEPFLQTPPFPEYTSGHSVISGSAAIVLTHLFGDNFRFKDTTEMEYGLPARSFTSFIQASEEAALSRLYGGIHYEMAINEGLNQGKSIGNYIVDNLKTLKGVED, from the coding sequence ATGTTATATAATAAACCTACATTTAATGTCATTTACTTAAAACGTGTTTTTTTAATATGTTCATGTTCTTTTTTGATATGTTCAATTTCTGGCTGTAAAGAAGATACGAGATATCAGGAGGCCTTGGATAATCCAGATTTGTTTAGGAAGGCTGTTAAAGAATTAACCGATGTTATTGTTTACGATATATTTTCACCTCCGGTGGCATCTAGGGTTTACATGTACCCCAGTTTAGCGTCTTATGCCGTTATTCAAAAAAAATACCCTGAAAAATATAACAGTTTAGTGGGGCAGGTAAAAGATTTTAAAGAGGTGCCAGAGCCATCAAACAAGAATATTAACTTTCATTTGGCATCTGTACATGCATTTCTTACTGTTGGTAAGGCACTTGTTTTTTCCGAAGACAAACTAACCGAGTTTCAAGAAAGTTGTTACGATAGTTTAACCCAAACTGGACTTCCTAAAAGAGTATTGGATGCGTCACTTGAATACGGAAATCAAGTGGCTCAACATATATTACAGTGGGCGGACAACGATTTTTATAAGCAAACCCGTACTTATCCGCAATACATAGTTCGCAAGGAACCACAATATTGGAAACCTACACCGCCCGATTATATGCAGGGTATAGAACCACATTGGAATAAAATTAGAACTTTGGTGTTGCAGTCAGCAAACCAATTTGAACCCACCCCACCCATAGAGTTTGATTTAACTGAAGGAAGCCCTTTCTTAAAGCAACTACTTGAAGTTTATAAGGTTGGTGGTAAATTGAACACAAAAGGTGCAGATATAGCAAAGTTTTGGGACTGTAATCCATATGTTTCGCACCACCAAGGTCATGCTATGTTTGCTACAAAAAAAATAACACCTGGCGGTCATTGGATTGGTATAACATCGCTTGCCACGGTCATAGACAAATCTAGTTTTGATGAAACTGTTAATGCTTTTGCCAACGTATCAGTAGCCCTTTTTGATGGATTTATAAGCTGTTGGGATGCTAAATGGAACACCTTGGTAGTGCGTCCAGAAACAGTAATTAATAAGTCAATAGACGAAAATTGGGAGCCCTTTTTGCAAACCCCCCCCTTTCCTGAATATACAAGTGGTCATTCTGTAATTTCTGGGTCTGCTGCAATTGTTTTAACACATTTGTTTGGGGATAATTTTAGATTTAAAGATACTACTGAAATGGAGTATGGTTTACCCGCTAGGTCATTTACCTCTTTTATACAGGCGTCAGAAGAAGCAGCTTTGTCTAGATTATATGGGGGAATACATTATGAAATGGCAATTAATGAAGGTTTAAATCAAGGAAAGTCGATAGGTAACTATATTGTAGATAACCTTAAGACTTTAAAGGGTGTGGAGGATTAG
- a CDS encoding alpha-N-arabinofuranosidase, protein MFKVKLALWKCVALFFIINSIIYAQDTTAIIVSQDESAPTISKHIYGHFAEHLGRSIYDGFYVGEDSDIPNTNGVRNDIIEALKGLRIPNLRWPGGCFADEYHWKDGVGPKADRPNILNTNWGMVEEDNSFGTHEFLELCELLETEPYLAGNVGSGTVEELNDWVEYCNYDGNTAMANWRKANGQEEPWKVKYWGIGNESWGCGGNMTPEYFANLYRQYATYARNYSGVNIKKIASGADSDNYHWTEVMMRDVPHNMMWGLSVHYYTRTGWPPTGSATKFDESDYFLFMKHCLRTNEILDTHISIMDKYDPKKRVALVVDEWGSWYAVEEGTNPGFAYQQNSMRDAMIAGLSLNMFHDRADRIKMANLAQTVNVLQAAILTKDDKMLLTPTYHVMKMYAVHQDSKLLPLSFKSPNYTYKGETLPAISASASRDKNGMVHVSLVNIDSQQENKIELDLSKLKIKEITGEILTSDKLQDHNTFDNPKKVVPVKFKDYKLKKGILRLTLPPFSVVVLEGK, encoded by the coding sequence ATGTTTAAAGTTAAATTAGCTCTTTGGAAATGTGTCGCACTATTTTTCATCATAAATTCCATTATTTATGCACAAGATACTACGGCGATAATCGTGAGTCAAGACGAGTCTGCACCTACCATAAGCAAACACATCTACGGTCATTTTGCGGAACATTTGGGGCGTAGTATATACGACGGGTTTTATGTGGGAGAGGACAGTGACATACCAAACACCAATGGAGTGAGGAACGATATTATAGAGGCTTTAAAAGGTTTGAGAATCCCCAATTTGCGTTGGCCGGGAGGTTGTTTTGCCGACGAGTACCACTGGAAAGATGGCGTGGGGCCGAAAGCAGATAGGCCTAATATTTTAAATACAAATTGGGGTATGGTAGAAGAAGATAACAGCTTCGGGACCCATGAATTTTTAGAATTGTGTGAGTTGCTCGAAACAGAGCCCTATTTAGCAGGAAATGTAGGAAGCGGCACGGTGGAAGAGCTAAACGATTGGGTTGAGTACTGTAATTATGACGGAAACACAGCTATGGCCAATTGGAGAAAAGCCAACGGACAGGAAGAACCTTGGAAAGTAAAATATTGGGGTATTGGAAACGAAAGCTGGGGTTGCGGAGGCAATATGACGCCGGAATATTTTGCAAACCTTTACAGACAATATGCAACCTACGCAAGAAACTACTCGGGAGTAAACATAAAAAAGATTGCATCTGGAGCCGATTCAGACAATTATCATTGGACGGAAGTGATGATGCGCGATGTGCCACATAACATGATGTGGGGGCTTTCGGTACATTATTATACAAGAACGGGTTGGCCACCAACAGGTTCTGCAACAAAATTTGACGAGTCTGATTATTTCCTTTTCATGAAACACTGTTTAAGAACCAATGAAATTTTAGATACCCATATTTCCATTATGGATAAGTACGACCCTAAAAAGCGAGTAGCCTTGGTGGTTGACGAATGGGGAAGTTGGTACGCCGTAGAAGAAGGTACCAATCCTGGATTTGCTTACCAGCAAAATTCCATGCGTGATGCCATGATTGCTGGTTTATCATTAAATATGTTTCATGATAGAGCTGATAGAATAAAAATGGCCAATTTAGCTCAAACGGTTAATGTGCTTCAGGCGGCGATTTTAACCAAAGACGATAAAATGCTACTTACTCCTACATATCATGTTATGAAAATGTATGCGGTGCACCAAGATTCCAAGCTATTGCCGTTGTCTTTTAAGTCGCCAAATTATACTTATAAAGGCGAAACGCTGCCTGCCATTTCAGCTTCGGCATCAAGAGATAAAAACGGAATGGTTCATGTTTCTCTGGTAAATATAGATTCACAGCAGGAAAATAAAATTGAATTGGATTTAAGTAAGTTGAAAATTAAGGAAATTACTGGAGAAATTTTGACTTCCGATAAATTGCAAGACCACAATACTTTCGACAACCCCAAAAAAGTTGTTCCTGTGAAATTTAAGGATTACAAGCTTAAAAAAGGTATACTAAGGCTTACACTGCCTCCTTTCTCGGTGGTGGTATTGGAAGGAAAATAA
- a CDS encoding arabinan endo-1,5-alpha-L-arabinosidase: MKRINIIWNFKCLAFLLVMFVLFDGCSKDSPINEEQEQEQEEEQEEEEEEEPTSKIYTVDNIEDTYYDVAGVENIRDWGPYNVHDPSVIKVGDTYYCYNTDVSFGSAVRPGIQIRKSKNLINWQWVGWAFNTLPSKGANFIRSKGAEPFNSLWAPYVMKVGDEYRLYYSLSSEVGRLSVIGLATSSSPEGPWLEKDLVVTSEADGSRQTNAIDPAVVVTPSGEHWFYYGSAWDGIYKLKLNPSTGLPLVNGTKGTRIAQRGFTGGSINGNIEGPEVIYNAEQGKYYMFISYDWLQTKYNVRVGRGDTPDGPFYDYNGININTEVDNVPMILAPYKFNGHSGWQGVSHPAVFNDGNGQYYMAHQGRPGINSFFMILHVRKIHWTEDGWPIVSPERYAAVGQAAISEADLAGTYEQIILGYRVVPGYAEEQISADFQTSISLELAADGSINGDSNNSWTYSAPWLTLSWANGFTDKLYVERGRDWENKVASTILLSGLNNDGTAIWGKKVN; this comes from the coding sequence ATGAAAAGGATTAATATAATTTGGAATTTTAAATGTTTAGCGTTTTTGCTTGTTATGTTCGTATTGTTTGATGGGTGTTCTAAAGATAGCCCAATAAACGAAGAACAAGAGCAAGAGCAGGAAGAAGAACAAGAAGAGGAGGAAGAGGAAGAACCAACCTCAAAAATTTATACAGTAGATAATATTGAAGACACCTACTACGATGTAGCTGGGGTTGAAAATATTAGGGACTGGGGACCTTACAATGTACACGATCCCTCAGTAATTAAGGTAGGAGATACCTATTATTGTTATAACACCGATGTCTCATTTGGATCGGCTGTTCGTCCAGGGATTCAAATCAGAAAATCAAAAAACTTAATTAATTGGCAATGGGTTGGTTGGGCATTTAATACCTTGCCTTCAAAAGGAGCCAATTTTATCCGAAGTAAAGGTGCAGAACCTTTTAATTCACTATGGGCACCTTACGTTATGAAAGTTGGAGATGAGTATCGATTGTATTATTCGTTATCATCAGAAGTAGGAAGACTAAGTGTTATCGGATTGGCAACTTCATCAAGCCCCGAAGGGCCATGGTTGGAAAAAGATTTGGTAGTAACTTCTGAAGCTGATGGAAGTAGGCAAACCAATGCCATCGATCCGGCTGTTGTGGTAACGCCTTCTGGTGAACATTGGTTCTATTATGGCTCTGCCTGGGACGGTATTTATAAATTGAAATTAAATCCTTCAACAGGTCTGCCATTGGTTAACGGAACTAAGGGAACTCGTATTGCACAGCGTGGCTTCACTGGAGGTTCCATTAATGGAAATATTGAAGGCCCCGAGGTTATTTACAATGCCGAGCAAGGTAAATATTATATGTTTATTTCATATGATTGGCTTCAAACAAAATATAATGTTAGGGTAGGTCGTGGTGACACACCTGACGGACCTTTTTACGATTACAATGGTATAAATATCAACACCGAGGTGGATAATGTACCTATGATATTGGCACCTTATAAATTCAATGGCCATTCTGGATGGCAAGGGGTTTCACATCCAGCTGTTTTTAATGATGGTAATGGTCAATACTATATGGCACATCAAGGCAGACCTGGAATAAATAGTTTTTTCATGATTTTACACGTTCGTAAAATACATTGGACGGAAGATGGTTGGCCTATTGTTTCGCCAGAGCGTTACGCAGCTGTTGGCCAAGCAGCTATTTCTGAAGCAGATCTAGCTGGAACCTACGAGCAAATCATTTTAGGTTACCGTGTAGTTCCAGGCTATGCTGAAGAACAAATATCGGCCGATTTTCAAACATCAATTAGTTTAGAATTGGCTGCAGATGGTTCGATAAATGGTGATTCCAACAATTCTTGGACATATAGTGCACCGTGGTTAACCTTATCTTGGGCTAACGGATTTACGGATAAATTATATGTTGAGCGCGGTAGAGATTGGGAAAACAAAGTAGCTTCTACCATTTTGTTGTCTGGTTTAAATAATGATGGAACGGCTATTTGGGGTAAAAAAGTAAATTAA
- a CDS encoding glycoside hydrolase family 43 protein, whose translation MKKLLALLTTSILCFACGSTKRNDSSKIENLNFNNPIITDKYTADAAAIVHNDKVYLYAGHDQAPNDVNAYRMHEWLVYSSPDMVNWTEHPVPLKPTDFKWASGSAWASEVIEKNGEFYWFVTVEHGSIHGKAIGVAVSDNPTGPFVDAIGKALITNDMTTHTKISWDDIDPTVWIDDDGQAYIFWGNTVCKYAKLKDNMIELDGPIMTVDLPNFTEAPYIHKKGDWYYLSYAYQFPEKIAYAMSKSINGPWEFKGILNEVAGNSNTNHQAIIEFKEKDYFIYHNGSIPTHGGSFRRSVCVDRLYYNEDGTMKRVIMTSEGIQN comes from the coding sequence ATGAAAAAATTATTGGCTTTGCTAACCACTTCTATACTTTGTTTTGCTTGTGGATCTACAAAAAGAAACGATTCTTCAAAAATTGAAAATTTAAACTTTAATAATCCTATCATTACAGATAAATATACTGCCGACGCTGCAGCAATTGTACATAACGATAAAGTTTACTTGTATGCAGGACACGACCAAGCACCCAACGATGTTAATGCATACAGAATGCATGAATGGTTGGTGTATTCTTCACCCGACATGGTTAATTGGACAGAACATCCCGTACCGTTAAAACCCACAGATTTTAAGTGGGCGTCTGGGAGTGCCTGGGCATCAGAAGTGATTGAAAAGAATGGGGAGTTTTATTGGTTTGTAACTGTAGAGCACGGCAGTATTCACGGTAAAGCCATTGGTGTAGCGGTTTCCGATAATCCAACAGGTCCCTTTGTTGATGCTATTGGAAAAGCATTAATAACAAATGATATGACGACCCATACTAAGATAAGTTGGGATGATATTGACCCAACAGTATGGATTGATGACGATGGGCAAGCCTATATATTTTGGGGAAATACCGTTTGCAAATATGCCAAATTAAAAGACAATATGATTGAGCTTGATGGCCCAATTATGACTGTTGATTTGCCAAACTTCACGGAGGCACCATATATTCATAAAAAAGGTGATTGGTACTACTTATCGTATGCCTACCAATTTCCTGAAAAAATAGCTTATGCTATGAGTAAATCAATTAACGGCCCGTGGGAGTTTAAAGGTATCTTAAATGAGGTTGCTGGCAACAGTAATACCAACCATCAGGCGATTATTGAATTTAAAGAAAAAGATTATTTTATTTACCATAATGGAAGTATTCCCACACATGGAGGTAGTTTTAGGCGTTCCGTATGTGTAGATAGGCTTTACTATAATGAAGACGGCACGATGAAACGTGTTATTATGACATCAGAAGGTATTCAAAACTAA
- a CDS encoding arabinan endo-1,5-alpha-L-arabinosidase yields MNQLKHYISLFAVLVTIVSCAQTDKPITHDPVVAKQGDTYYLFCTGPGITRFTSKDLKTWKKGAPVFAESPKWAKDVAPGFNGHIWAPDITFHNGTYYLYYSISAFGKNTSAIGLVTNATLNPEDENYKWEDQGIVIQSAPNRDLWNAIDPNLIFDDEGTPWLSFGSFWSGLKIVRLNDDLKTLAQPQEWYPIARRERSPDIPDANAGDAALEGPFIFKKGDYYYQFLSWDYCCRGENSTYKVVVGRSKSVTGPYVDKEGKLLNHGGGSLVIEGDENWHGVGHNSVYSFDGKDYYFSHGYDAKDDGVPKLIVKEINWENDWPRVSPLK; encoded by the coding sequence ATGAATCAATTAAAACATTACATTTCGTTATTTGCTGTTTTAGTGACAATCGTTTCTTGTGCCCAAACCGATAAACCAATAACGCACGACCCTGTTGTAGCCAAACAAGGTGATACGTACTATTTATTCTGTACAGGCCCTGGTATTACAAGGTTTACCTCAAAAGATTTAAAAACATGGAAAAAGGGAGCGCCGGTTTTTGCTGAAAGTCCTAAATGGGCTAAAGATGTAGCCCCAGGATTTAACGGGCATATTTGGGCACCCGATATCACTTTTCACAACGGAACCTATTATTTATATTATTCCATTTCGGCTTTTGGTAAAAATACTTCAGCAATAGGTTTGGTAACCAATGCAACTTTAAATCCAGAAGACGAAAACTATAAATGGGAAGACCAAGGTATTGTAATTCAATCGGCTCCAAACAGAGATTTATGGAATGCCATTGACCCCAATTTAATTTTTGATGATGAAGGAACCCCTTGGTTATCATTTGGTTCATTTTGGAGCGGATTAAAAATAGTTAGACTAAATGACGATTTAAAAACTTTGGCACAACCTCAAGAATGGTATCCCATTGCAAGAAGAGAAAGAAGCCCAGATATACCTGATGCTAATGCTGGTGATGCCGCATTAGAAGGTCCTTTTATTTTTAAAAAAGGCGACTATTACTATCAGTTTTTGTCGTGGGATTATTGTTGCCGTGGCGAAAACAGTACTTACAAAGTGGTGGTGGGCCGTTCAAAATCGGTAACAGGGCCGTATGTAGATAAAGAAGGAAAGCTTCTTAACCATGGAGGCGGAAGTTTGGTTATTGAAGGCGATGAAAACTGGCATGGCGTTGGGCACAATAGTGTGTATAGCTTCGATGGGAAAGATTATTATTTCAGCCATGGCTACGATGCTAAAGATGATGGTGTTCCAAAATTGATTGTTAAGGAAATAAACTGGGAAAACGACTGGCCAAGAGTATCTCCTTTAAAATAA